A single region of the Vicia villosa cultivar HV-30 ecotype Madison, WI linkage group LG4, Vvil1.0, whole genome shotgun sequence genome encodes:
- the LOC131599816 gene encoding uncharacterized protein LOC131599816: MCPRDNIVVVFCSLHHGIDKDTKKIVSTAFEVHQFANYGNRKKATWHRPNTRKQHNSNDCGYYVMKNMLDIVSANITGSWMQVFDDPTELTQEDLYDLRLRWAKCFFELYKG, encoded by the exons ATGTGTCCAAGAGACAATATTGTGGTTGTATTTTGTTCACTTCATCATGGTATTGATAAAGACACGAAGAAAATTGTTTCGAC tgcTTTTGAGGTTCATCAATTTGCAAATTATGGCAATAGAAAAAAGGCTACATGGCATAGACCCAAT acaaggaaacaacataactctaatgattgtggatactatgtgatgaaaaatatgttggaCATTGTCTCTGCAAATATAACTGGATCTTGGATGCAG GTATTTGATGATCCTACAGAATTAACACAAGAAGATTTGTATGATTTGCGACTCCGTTGggcaaaatgtttctttgagttatataaaggATAA